One part of the Sporocytophaga myxococcoides DSM 11118 genome encodes these proteins:
- a CDS encoding acyl carrier protein — MKNQEIIEKINGFLVEEFEVDADKITPEANLKETLGLDSLDYVDLVVVIESNFGFKVKGEDFVGIVNFQDFYNYILSKVGEKQEAK; from the coding sequence ATGAAAAATCAGGAAATTATTGAAAAAATTAATGGCTTTTTGGTTGAAGAGTTTGAGGTGGATGCTGATAAAATAACTCCCGAAGCCAACCTGAAAGAAACCCTTGGTCTTGATAGCCTTGACTATGTAGACCTTGTAGTTGTTATTGAAAGTAATTTCGGATTTAAAGTTAAAGGTGAAGATTTCGTCGGAATTGTTAACTTCCAGGATTTTTATAACTACATTTTAAGTAAGGTAGGCGAGAAACAGGAAGCTAAGTAA
- a CDS encoding beta-ketoacyl-ACP synthase III: MKEVFITRVAKYLPNDPVSIDEMETYLGFINGKPSRAKKIVLRNNGIKTRYYALNKEGKLTHNNAQLAAEAVRSLFDSSFNQDDIELLACGTSYPDQIMPSHTIMVHGYLGGRPLETYSPMGNCCSGMHALKIGFMSIQSENTSNAVIVGSELCSPMLQAKNYEEEAKKIGEMEEKPILAFEKDFLRWMLSDGSGAFLLEDKPAENGLSLKIEWVDSVSFANEVETCMYAASDKDEKGNLISFKQMDPKAIADNSVMAMKQDVKLLDQHISVLAARALKGICKKRNFDVKEINYVLPHLSSEFFRFKIAEELSKYNIEIPQEKWFTNLTSVGNIGAASVFVMVEEILSSGKLNIGDKLLLAVPESARFSYSYALLTVF; this comes from the coding sequence ATGAAGGAAGTATTTATAACAAGGGTTGCGAAATATTTGCCTAATGATCCGGTTTCAATTGATGAAATGGAGACTTACCTGGGATTTATTAATGGCAAACCTTCGAGAGCTAAGAAAATAGTATTAAGGAATAATGGTATTAAAACAAGATACTATGCGCTTAACAAAGAGGGTAAACTAACTCATAATAACGCTCAGCTGGCGGCAGAAGCTGTCAGATCTTTATTCGACAGTTCATTTAATCAGGATGATATAGAACTGCTTGCATGTGGTACTTCATATCCTGATCAAATCATGCCATCTCATACAATTATGGTTCACGGTTACCTCGGAGGAAGACCGTTGGAAACTTATTCTCCAATGGGAAATTGTTGTTCGGGAATGCATGCGCTGAAGATTGGTTTTATGTCTATTCAGTCTGAAAATACTTCAAATGCTGTAATCGTAGGCTCAGAACTTTGTTCTCCTATGCTTCAGGCTAAAAATTATGAAGAGGAAGCAAAAAAGATCGGAGAAATGGAGGAAAAACCAATTCTCGCTTTTGAAAAAGATTTCTTGAGATGGATGCTTTCCGACGGGTCAGGTGCTTTTCTTTTGGAGGATAAACCTGCTGAGAATGGTTTGTCACTAAAAATAGAATGGGTTGATAGTGTTTCTTTTGCCAATGAAGTGGAGACTTGTATGTATGCTGCTTCTGACAAAGATGAAAAAGGAAATCTTATAAGCTTTAAACAAATGGATCCTAAAGCTATTGCCGACAACTCTGTAATGGCAATGAAACAGGATGTCAAACTGCTGGATCAGCATATTTCTGTTTTAGCTGCAAGGGCTTTAAAGGGAATCTGTAAAAAGCGAAATTTTGACGTTAAAGAAATCAATTATGTACTTCCACATCTTTCCTCGGAGTTCTTCAGGTTTAAGATTGCAGAAGAACTATCAAAGTATAATATTGAGATTCCTCAGGAAAAGTGGTTTACTAATCTCACCAGTGTAGGAAATATCGGAGCGGCTTCAGTGTTTGTGATGGTAGAGGAAATTTTAAGTTCAGGGAAATTAAATATAGGCGATAAATTATTGCTGGCAGTTCCGGAAAGTGCACGATTCTCTTATTCGTATGCGCTTCTGACTGTCTTTTAA
- a CDS encoding lipid A biosynthesis acyltransferase, with protein MAWKGKTQGSLLGHKIFVFLIRHLGLKIAYLVLRFVALYYLFFSLKSTKSSFHFFREILKYKYFTAWLKVYKNYYVFGQTLIDKVAIMGGIRNRFTINHDGQFHLREIAAQGKGGIFISAHIGNYEVAGHLLNEIKAKINIVMFDAEHEKIKSYFSEIYGERPVNIIPVKDDLSHIFEINKALKNQEIICIHGDRYVEGGKVISTDFLGKEALFPLGPFQLAKALKVPYSYVFAVKETDKHYHFFATPPKISNGNVEEMVKEYVTEVERMVKTYPEQWFNFYNFWAKNSHS; from the coding sequence ATGGCCTGGAAAGGAAAAACCCAGGGTTCCTTATTAGGACACAAAATATTTGTATTCCTGATCAGGCACCTTGGTCTTAAAATCGCATATCTGGTACTTCGTTTTGTTGCACTTTACTATTTGTTTTTCTCATTAAAGTCAACCAAATCATCATTCCATTTTTTCAGAGAAATTCTCAAATATAAGTACTTCACAGCCTGGCTTAAAGTATATAAAAACTATTATGTTTTTGGACAAACCTTAATAGACAAGGTTGCTATTATGGGGGGAATAAGAAACAGGTTTACCATAAATCATGATGGCCAGTTCCATTTGAGGGAAATTGCCGCTCAAGGTAAAGGTGGAATTTTTATCAGTGCTCACATAGGCAATTATGAGGTCGCAGGCCATCTCTTAAATGAGATCAAAGCAAAAATAAATATTGTCATGTTCGATGCAGAGCATGAAAAGATTAAAAGTTATTTTTCTGAAATATACGGGGAACGACCTGTTAATATAATCCCAGTGAAAGATGATCTTTCTCACATCTTCGAAATTAATAAAGCTTTAAAAAATCAGGAGATTATCTGCATTCATGGTGACAGATATGTAGAGGGAGGAAAGGTTATTTCAACTGATTTTCTGGGAAAAGAGGCCCTTTTTCCATTAGGTCCTTTCCAGCTTGCAAAGGCTTTAAAAGTACCTTACAGCTATGTATTTGCTGTAAAAGAAACAGACAAGCATTATCACTTCTTCGCTACACCCCCAAAGATTAGTAATGGAAATGTCGAGGAAATGGTGAAAGAATATGTAACAGAAGTTGAAAGGATGGTAAAAACTTATCCGGAACAATGGTTTAATTTTTATAACTTCTGGGCAAAAAACTCACATTCATGA